A DNA window from Mycolicibacter hiberniae contains the following coding sequences:
- a CDS encoding proline--tRNA ligase yields the protein MITRMSELFLRTLRDDPADAEVPSHKLLVRAGYIRPIAPGLYSWLPLGLRVLRNIERVVREEMNAIGGQEILFPALLPRAPYETTNRWTEYGDGLFRLKDRRDNDYLLGPTHEELFTLTVKGECSSYKDLPVVLYQIQPKYRDEARPRAGILRGREFVMKDSYSFDVDEAGLAAAYDAHRAAYQRIFDRLGVRYVIVSAVSGAMGGSASEEFLAESAVGEDTFVRCVESGYAANVEAVITARPEPLPLDGLAEPQIHDTGDTPTIATLVDWANGALDRTVTAADTLKNVLLKVRQPDGDWELLGIGVPGDREIDDKRLGAALEPAEYTLLDDKDFAEHPFLVKGYIGPKALLDNGVRYLVDPRVVDGTSWITGADAPGRHVVGLVAGRDFVADGTIEAAEVRDGDPSPDGAGPLVSARGIEIAHIFQLGRKYTDAFGVDVLGEDGRPVRLTMGSYGVGVSRLVAVIAEQQHDELGLRWPSQVAPFDVHVVIANKDDAARAGATELAAGLDRLGLEVLFDDRQASPGVKFKDAELLGVPWIVVVGRGWADGVVELRDRFSGQARELAAGADLAQQVLAALGR from the coding sequence GTGATCACCCGGATGTCCGAACTGTTCCTGCGCACCCTGCGCGACGACCCCGCCGATGCCGAGGTTCCCAGCCACAAGCTGCTGGTGCGGGCCGGCTACATCCGGCCGATCGCCCCCGGTCTGTACAGCTGGCTGCCCCTGGGACTGCGGGTGCTGCGCAACATCGAGCGGGTGGTGCGCGAGGAGATGAACGCCATCGGCGGCCAGGAGATCCTGTTCCCGGCGCTGTTGCCGCGCGCGCCGTACGAGACGACCAACCGCTGGACCGAATACGGCGACGGCCTGTTCCGGTTGAAGGACCGACGCGACAACGACTACCTGCTCGGCCCCACCCACGAGGAACTGTTCACCCTGACGGTCAAGGGGGAGTGCAGCTCGTACAAGGACTTACCGGTCGTGCTGTACCAGATCCAGCCGAAATACCGTGACGAGGCGCGGCCCCGGGCCGGGATTCTGCGCGGCCGCGAGTTCGTGATGAAGGACTCCTACTCCTTCGACGTCGACGAAGCGGGCCTGGCCGCCGCCTACGACGCGCACCGCGCGGCATACCAGCGGATCTTCGACCGGCTCGGCGTGCGCTATGTGATCGTCTCGGCGGTATCCGGTGCCATGGGCGGATCGGCCTCCGAGGAGTTCCTCGCCGAGAGCGCCGTCGGTGAAGACACCTTCGTGCGCTGTGTGGAGTCGGGCTACGCCGCCAACGTCGAAGCGGTGATCACCGCCCGCCCCGAGCCGCTGCCGCTGGACGGCTTGGCCGAGCCGCAGATTCACGACACGGGCGACACACCGACCATCGCCACCCTGGTGGACTGGGCCAACGGGGCCCTCGACCGCACCGTCACCGCCGCCGACACCCTCAAGAACGTCCTGCTCAAGGTCCGCCAACCCGACGGCGACTGGGAACTGTTGGGCATCGGGGTGCCCGGGGACCGCGAGATCGACGACAAGCGGCTCGGGGCAGCCCTCGAACCCGCCGAGTACACCCTGCTCGATGACAAGGATTTCGCCGAGCACCCGTTCCTGGTGAAGGGCTATATCGGGCCGAAGGCATTGTTGGACAACGGTGTCCGCTACCTGGTCGACCCACGAGTGGTGGACGGCACCAGCTGGATCACCGGTGCCGACGCGCCCGGTAGGCACGTGGTGGGGCTGGTGGCCGGGCGCGACTTCGTCGCCGACGGCACCATTGAGGCGGCCGAGGTCCGCGACGGCGATCCCTCGCCGGACGGGGCGGGTCCGCTGGTCAGCGCGCGGGGCATCGAGATCGCCCATATCTTCCAGCTGGGCCGCAAGTACACCGACGCCTTCGGCGTCGACGTCCTCGGCGAGGACGGCCGCCCGGTGCGGCTCACGATGGGCTCCTACGGTGTCGGGGTGTCGCGGCTGGTCGCGGTGATCGCCGAACAGCAGCACGACGAACTGGGCCTGCGCTGGCCGTCGCAGGTGGCCCCCTTCGATGTGCACGTGGTGATCGCGAACAAAGACGACGCGGCGCGTGCCGGTGCGACCGAGCTGGCTGCCGGGCTGGACCGTCTCGGTCTGGAGGTGCTCTTCGACGACCGGCAGGCCTCACCGGGGGTGAAGTTCAAGGACGCCGAGTTGCTCGGCGTGCCGTGGATCGTGGTTGTCGGACGCGGCTGGGCCGACGGTGTCGTCGAGTTGCGGGACCGCTTCTCCGGGCAGGCCCGAGAGCTGGCCGCGGGTGCGGACTTGGCCCAGCAGGTCTTGGCGGCGCTCGGGCGCTGA
- a CDS encoding ferritin-like domain-containing protein codes for MTSPEPGPVSGPDAALRAALTTEYGVVYGYGLVSAYSLPEFNGLVVTAIRRHRERRDRTIALLTGRGVAVPPAAAGYQAPTPVTTSDDALRLAVRMENDTATAWRAVVEQAHEAGDREFAATALGQSAVLAAHWSRALGDWPITQAFPGGAD; via the coding sequence ATGACATCTCCCGAACCCGGCCCGGTCTCCGGGCCCGATGCCGCGCTGCGAGCTGCGCTGACGACCGAATACGGCGTCGTCTACGGCTACGGCCTGGTGTCGGCGTACTCGCTGCCGGAGTTCAACGGCCTGGTGGTCACCGCCATCCGCCGCCACCGCGAACGCCGGGACCGCACCATCGCGCTGTTGACCGGCCGCGGCGTTGCGGTGCCGCCCGCCGCCGCCGGCTATCAGGCGCCCACTCCGGTGACCACCTCCGATGACGCGTTGCGGCTGGCGGTCCGCATGGAAAACGACACCGCGACAGCCTGGCGTGCGGTGGTCGAGCAGGCCCACGAGGCCGGCGATCGGGAGTTCGCGGCGACCGCGCTGGGCCAGAGCGCGGTGCTGGCCGCACACTGGAGCCGCGCACTGGGAGACTGGCCGATCACCCAGGCCTTCCCCGGCGGCGCGGACTAG
- the rimP gene encoding ribosome maturation factor RimP, translating to MPTGLPSQTQVIELLDAEFSRAGYEIEEVLVDERDPLPRITVVADGDTPLDLDTAAALSRSASALLDALGFDGQYVLEISSPGVGRPLTTPKHFRRAHGRKVELTLSDGSTLTGRMGVVADAVVTLVVRAGRDWNLRRLPLSDISRAVVQVEFSPPSARELELAGLQARDTGTEAGA from the coding sequence GTGCCCACCGGGCTACCTTCCCAGACACAGGTGATCGAGCTGCTCGATGCTGAGTTCAGCCGTGCCGGGTATGAGATCGAAGAGGTCCTCGTCGACGAGCGCGATCCGCTGCCGCGCATCACCGTCGTGGCCGACGGCGACACCCCGCTGGATCTGGACACCGCCGCCGCGCTGTCGCGTTCGGCCTCGGCCCTGCTCGACGCTTTGGGCTTCGACGGCCAGTACGTGCTGGAGATCAGCTCGCCCGGGGTGGGCCGGCCGCTGACCACCCCGAAACATTTCCGTCGGGCACATGGCCGCAAAGTTGAGCTGACGCTGTCCGACGGGAGCACCCTGACCGGCCGGATGGGCGTGGTCGCCGATGCCGTCGTGACGCTGGTCGTGCGCGCCGGCCGGGACTGGAACCTGCGCCGCCTGCCGTTGAGTGACATCAGCCGGGCGGTGGTACAAGTCGAGTTCTCGCCGCCGAGCGCGCGTGAGTTGGAGTTAGCGGGCCTGCAGGCCCGGGACACCGGAACGGAGGCCGGCGCATGA
- a CDS encoding MFS transporter, translating to MAARGDAQSAGRSLSTSVLGIAVLAITGMQLMSTLDGTIVVVALPRMQADLNLSDAAKSWVITAYVLSFGGLLLLGGRVGDAIGQKRAFISGVGLFTLASLVCGLATDTATLIAARAVQGIGAAVAAPTGLALIATTYAPGRARNQALAVSAAMQGAGSVLGLVLGGALTVVSWRLAFLINIPIGIAIIAVAAARVSETYRERLRLDLPGALLATAGCSAAVLVFTQGPPQGWTGPLVFGSAAAAVVFFAGFFLVERVAVNPLVPAAVFDNRNRVMTFVALFMAGGVMLTLTVMIALLVQDVLGYSALRAGICFIPFAVAFGLGTVLAARMAPLIAPRWLVIGGGALVLGAMLYGSTLTRDIPYFPDLFMPIVVGGLGIGMIAVILPLCALAEVGPREIGPVSAITLMVYNLGGPVVLVVIQAVQTSRTLYLGGTGGPVKNMTPAQLDALGHGYTYSLLWVAAIALLVGGAALLIGFSAGQIARAQHTLEAVEAGKL from the coding sequence ATGGCGGCGCGGGGGGATGCCCAGTCGGCTGGCCGCTCACTGTCGACGAGCGTGCTCGGGATCGCCGTGCTGGCGATCACCGGCATGCAGTTGATGTCGACGCTGGACGGCACCATCGTCGTGGTGGCGTTGCCGCGGATGCAGGCCGACCTCAACCTGTCCGATGCCGCCAAGAGCTGGGTCATCACCGCTTACGTCCTGAGCTTCGGCGGCCTGTTGCTGCTCGGCGGCCGGGTGGGCGACGCCATCGGGCAGAAGCGAGCGTTCATCTCCGGGGTTGGCCTGTTCACGCTCGCCTCGCTGGTCTGCGGGTTGGCCACCGACACCGCCACCCTGATCGCCGCGCGGGCTGTCCAGGGCATCGGTGCCGCAGTCGCCGCACCGACCGGCCTGGCGCTGATCGCCACCACCTACGCCCCCGGGCGCGCTCGTAATCAGGCGCTGGCGGTTTCGGCCGCCATGCAGGGCGCGGGGTCGGTGCTGGGCCTGGTGCTCGGCGGGGCGTTGACCGTGGTGTCGTGGCGGTTGGCCTTCCTGATCAACATCCCGATCGGGATCGCGATCATCGCGGTCGCGGCGGCGCGGGTGAGCGAGACCTACCGCGAGCGGTTACGCCTCGACCTGCCCGGGGCGCTGTTGGCCACCGCCGGGTGCAGTGCCGCGGTGCTGGTGTTCACGCAGGGCCCGCCGCAGGGCTGGACCGGCCCCCTGGTTTTCGGCTCGGCAGCGGCTGCGGTGGTGTTCTTCGCGGGGTTCTTTCTGGTCGAACGTGTCGCGGTCAACCCGCTGGTTCCCGCGGCGGTGTTCGACAACCGCAATCGGGTGATGACGTTCGTCGCGCTGTTTATGGCCGGCGGGGTGATGCTGACGTTGACGGTGATGATCGCGCTCCTGGTGCAGGACGTGCTGGGCTACTCGGCGTTGCGGGCCGGCATCTGCTTTATCCCGTTCGCGGTGGCATTCGGCCTCGGCACCGTGCTGGCGGCCCGGATGGCGCCGCTGATCGCACCACGCTGGCTGGTCATCGGCGGCGGAGCGCTTGTCTTGGGTGCCATGCTGTACGGGTCCACGCTGACCCGCGACATTCCGTACTTCCCGGATCTGTTCATGCCCATCGTGGTGGGCGGCCTGGGCATCGGGATGATCGCGGTGATTCTGCCGCTGTGCGCCCTGGCCGAGGTCGGTCCCCGCGAGATCGGTCCCGTCTCGGCGATCACCCTGATGGTCTACAACCTCGGCGGTCCGGTGGTGCTGGTCGTCATCCAGGCCGTGCAAACCTCGCGCACGCTCTACCTCGGCGGCACCGGCGGTCCGGTGAAGAACATGACACCCGCCCAGCTGGATGCGCTGGGGCACGGCTACACCTATTCATTACTGTGGGTGGCCGCGATCGCCCTGCTGGTGGGCGGTGCGGCGCTGCTCATCGGGTTCTCCGCCGGTCAGATCGCCCGCGCCCAGCACACCCTTGAGGCGGTGGAGGCCGGAAAGCTGTAG
- a CDS encoding MFS transporter, whose protein sequence is MQLLATMDSTVAIVALPRIQDDLGLSDAGRGWVISAYVLTFGGLMLLGGRLGDTIGRKRTFISGVALFTIASVLCAVAWDAPTLVIARLLQGVGSAIASPTALALIATTFPKGPARNAATAIFGAMTAIGSVMGLVIGGALTEVSWRLAFGINVPIGLLMIYLARTALTETHRERMKLDAAGALLATLGCTAAVFAFTIGPEKGWVSVVTIGSGALAIVALLAFAVVERTAENPVVPFSLFKERNRLLTFAAIFLAGGVLFTLTVTIGLYVQDLMGYSALRAGVGFIPFVIGLGVGLAASSQLVRRFPPRVLVIAGGVVLLGAMIYGSTINRNLPYFPNFVTLIVLGGLGIGVIVVPLTLSAITGVGFDQIGPTSAIALMLQSLGGPIVLAVVQAVITSRTLYLGGTNMPVKTMNPAQIAALDSGYTYGLLWIAAVAVLVGAISLLIGYTAKQVAHAQDVQDAFGAGTL, encoded by the coding sequence ATGCAACTGCTCGCCACCATGGACAGCACCGTCGCGATCGTCGCGCTTCCGAGGATCCAGGATGACCTGGGCCTGTCGGATGCGGGCCGGGGCTGGGTGATCAGCGCCTACGTTCTGACGTTCGGCGGCCTGATGCTGCTCGGCGGCCGACTCGGGGACACCATCGGGCGGAAGCGCACCTTCATCAGCGGGGTGGCGCTGTTCACCATCGCGTCTGTCTTGTGTGCCGTGGCCTGGGATGCCCCCACGCTGGTGATCGCGCGGCTCCTGCAGGGCGTCGGCTCGGCCATCGCCTCGCCGACCGCACTGGCGCTGATTGCCACCACCTTCCCCAAGGGGCCGGCCCGCAATGCCGCCACCGCGATATTCGGCGCGATGACCGCTATCGGGTCGGTGATGGGCCTGGTGATCGGCGGCGCGCTGACCGAGGTGTCGTGGCGCCTGGCGTTCGGGATCAACGTGCCCATCGGCCTGCTGATGATCTACCTGGCCCGTACCGCGCTGACCGAGACCCACCGGGAGCGGATGAAGCTGGATGCCGCCGGCGCGCTGCTGGCGACGCTGGGCTGCACGGCGGCGGTGTTCGCCTTCACGATCGGTCCGGAGAAGGGCTGGGTCTCGGTCGTCACCATCGGCTCGGGCGCGCTGGCGATCGTGGCATTGCTCGCGTTCGCCGTGGTGGAACGCACCGCCGAGAACCCGGTGGTGCCGTTCAGCCTGTTCAAGGAGCGCAACCGGTTGCTGACCTTCGCGGCGATCTTCCTCGCCGGCGGCGTGCTGTTCACCTTGACCGTGACCATCGGTCTGTACGTGCAGGATCTGATGGGCTATTCGGCGCTGCGCGCCGGCGTCGGATTCATCCCGTTCGTGATCGGCCTGGGGGTGGGCCTGGCGGCATCCTCGCAGCTGGTGCGCCGGTTCCCGCCCCGGGTGCTGGTGATCGCCGGTGGCGTCGTGTTGCTGGGCGCGATGATCTACGGCTCGACGATCAACCGGAACCTCCCGTACTTCCCGAACTTCGTCACGTTGATCGTGCTCGGTGGGCTCGGGATCGGCGTGATCGTGGTGCCGCTGACCCTGTCGGCGATCACCGGCGTGGGCTTCGACCAGATCGGCCCCACCTCGGCAATCGCCCTGATGCTGCAAAGCCTGGGCGGACCGATCGTGCTGGCGGTCGTCCAGGCCGTCATCACCTCGCGCACCCTGTACCTCGGCGGCACCAACATGCCGGTCAAAACCATGAACCCCGCGCAGATCGCCGCGTTGGATTCCGGCTACACCTACGGACTGCTGTGGATTGCCGCGGTGGCGGTCCTGGTCGGCGCGATCTCCCTGCTGATCGGGTACACCGCCAAGCAGGTGGCGCACGCCCAGGACGTGCAGGACGCTTTCGGCGCCGGCACTCTCTGA